In Piliocolobus tephrosceles isolate RC106 chromosome 4, ASM277652v3, whole genome shotgun sequence, the following are encoded in one genomic region:
- the LOC111545565 gene encoding 60S ribosomal protein L27-like, with product MGKFMKPGKVVLVLAGGYSGRKAVTVKSNDDGTSDRPYSHALVAGIDCYSHKVTAAMGKKKIAKRSKIKSFVKVYNYNHLMPTRYSEDIPLDKSVINKDVFRDPALKRKARREAKVKFEERYETGKNKWFFQKLQF from the exons ATGGGCAAATTCATGAAACCTGGGAAGGTGGTGCTTGTCCTGGCTGGAGGCTACTCTGGACGCAAAGCCGTCACTGTGAAGAGCAATGATGATGGCACCTCAGATCGCCCCTACAGCCATGCTCTGGTGGCTGGAATTGACTGCTACTCCCACAAAGTGACAGCTGCCATGGGCAAGAAGAAGATCGCCAAGAGGTCAAAGATCAAGTCTTTTGTGAAAGTTTATAACTACAATCACCTAATGCCCACAAGGTACTCTGAGGATATCCCCTTAGACAAATCTGTCATCAATAAGGATGTCTT cagaGACCCTGCTCTTAAACGCAAGGCCCGACGAGAGGCCAAGGTCAAGTTTGAAGAGAGATATGAGACAGGCAAGAACAAGTGGTTCTTCCAGAAGCTGCAGTTTTAG